The genomic region ACTATCCTGGAAAGTTGGGGGCCAACAGGGGGAGGGCATCGAATCGGCCGGCGAAATATTTGCCACCGTTTTGAACCGACTCGGTTACTATCTCTATGGGTACCGGCATTTTTCGTCCCGCATCAAAGGGGGGCACACGAACAACAAGATTCGTGTCAGCACGAAGCCGGTGTACGCCATTTCGGACGATTTGGACATCCTGGTCGCCTTTGACCAGGAAACCATAGATCTGAATAGCCACGAACTGAAGGAAGGCGGCGTGGTCATTGCGGACGCGAAGTTTAACCCCAAGCTTCCCGAGGGGATCCGCGCACGCCTCTTTTCTGTGCCTTTTACGGACATTGCCCAGGAGTGCGGCACGGTCCTCATGAAGAACATGGTGGCCGTCGGGGCGTCCGCCGGCGTGCTGGGGCTGCCCATTGAGGCGTTCCGCAGCGTGATCGAAGAAACCTTTAAGCGGAAGGGGCAAAAAGTGGTCGAGATGAACATGGAGGCCCTGCGGCGCGGGGCGCAGTTCATCCACGACCAGGTCGGCGGGGCGCTGCCCGAATTTGAGCTGGCGCCTGCCGACGGGAAAAAGCGCCTGTTCATGATCGGCAACGACGCCATTGCCCTCGGCGCCATTGCCGCGGGTTGCCGCTTGATGTTCGCATACCCGATCACGCCGGCGTCGGAGATCATGGAGTACCTGATCAAGAAGCTGCCCAAGTTCGGCGGCACGGTGGTGCAGACGGAAGACGAGATCGCGGCCATCACCATGGCCATCGGTGCCAACTATGCCGGCGTGCGGGCGATGACGGCATCGGCCGGTCCGGGGATCTCCCTCAAGACGGAAGCGATTGGCCTGGCCGGCATGACGGAAACGCCCCTCGTCATCGTCGACACGCAGCGCGGGGGCCCGTCGACCGGTCTGCCCACCAAGCAGGAGCAAAGCGACATCAACGCCGTGCTGTACAACACCCACGGGGAGATTCCGAAGATCATCATCGCCCCGAGCACGGCGGAAGAGGCCTTCTACGACACGGCCGAAGCCTTCAACCTGACCGAGGAGTACCAGTGCCCGGTGTTCATCCTCTCCGACCTGCAGCTGTCCCTTGGCAAGCAAACCGTCGAGCCGCTGGACTACAGCAAGGTGGAGATTCGCCGCGGCAAGCTGCTCAAGGATGAAGAGCTCACCCCGCCGGAAGGGGAGCTGTTCAAGCGCTACGCTTTCACCGAGGACGGCATTTCGCCGCGCGTCATTCCGGGGCAGAAGTACGGCATTCACCATGTCACCGGGGTGGAACACAGCGAGACGGGGCGGCCGTCGGAGGATCCGGTCAACCGGAAGAAAATGATGGAAAAGCGCCTGCGCAAGCTGCAAAACTTCCGCTTCAAGACGCCGCTCTATGTCGACGCGCCGCATGAGCAGCCGGATCTGCTCATCATCGGCATCGGCTCGACGCGTGGGGCCATTGCCGAGGCGAAGGAGCGGCTCGAAGCGGAAGGGTACCGCATCAACCACGTGCACGTGCGCCTCTTGGCGCCGTTCCCGGCCGAGGCGCTCAAGCCCTACATGGAAAAGGCCAAGCGGGTGGCCGTGGTGGAGCACAACGCCACGGGGCAGCTGGCCAACCAGATCAAGCTGCACGTGGGCATGCCTGAAAAGATTCGCAATGTGCTGAAGTACGACGGCAACCCGTTCCTGCCTTCTGAGATCACCAACGCGTGCAAGGAGCTGGTCCAAGATGGCCACCTTCAAAGACTTTCGTAACAGCGTCAAACCCAACTGGTGCCCGGGATGCGGCGACTTTTCGGTGCAGACGGCCATCCAGCGCGCCTGCGCCAACGTAGGGCTGGAACCGGAGGACGTGGTGATCGTCTCCGGCATCGGCTGCTCGGGCCGCATCTCCGGCTACATCAACGCCTACGGGTTCCACGGCATCCACGGCCGGGCCCTGCCCATCGCCCAGGGCATCAAGCTGGCCAACCGCAACCTCACCGTCATTGCCGCCGGGGGTGACGGCGACGGCTTC from Calditerricola satsumensis harbors:
- a CDS encoding 2-oxoacid:acceptor oxidoreductase subunit alpha — protein: MISQLSWKVGGQQGEGIESAGEIFATVLNRLGYYLYGYRHFSSRIKGGHTNNKIRVSTKPVYAISDDLDILVAFDQETIDLNSHELKEGGVVIADAKFNPKLPEGIRARLFSVPFTDIAQECGTVLMKNMVAVGASAGVLGLPIEAFRSVIEETFKRKGQKVVEMNMEALRRGAQFIHDQVGGALPEFELAPADGKKRLFMIGNDAIALGAIAAGCRLMFAYPITPASEIMEYLIKKLPKFGGTVVQTEDEIAAITMAIGANYAGVRAMTASAGPGISLKTEAIGLAGMTETPLVIVDTQRGGPSTGLPTKQEQSDINAVLYNTHGEIPKIIIAPSTAEEAFYDTAEAFNLTEEYQCPVFILSDLQLSLGKQTVEPLDYSKVEIRRGKLLKDEELTPPEGELFKRYAFTEDGISPRVIPGQKYGIHHVTGVEHSETGRPSEDPVNRKKMMEKRLRKLQNFRFKTPLYVDAPHEQPDLLIIGIGSTRGAIAEAKERLEAEGYRINHVHVRLLAPFPAEALKPYMEKAKRVAVVEHNATGQLANQIKLHVGMPEKIRNVLKYDGNPFLPSEITNACKELVQDGHLQRLS